ATTTCATATCGTTGGTCTGATATCTGGCACCGCCTACATCCCATGTCTCGGAATCCTCGCTGGTAAATGAGAATCCGACCCGCATTTCCCCTTCCCAGGACTCATGGTCGTACTCTTTCAAGGCAAGTCCTGTCCTGTTGAGGTACGCCGACCAGTTCGAGTCCAGCTGGGTCCCGGAAAGGTCTTCACTTTCCTTATAGGTAACATACCCGCTGTAACTCTCAACATCCACTTTCCAGGCCACCGCCCATGCGGTGGCTTGCATAGCAAATACCAGGACGATACATGCTATCCCCAAAACTATCGACTTTTTCCCCACGGCACTCCCCCCTTTACTTTTCTCCACAGTGAATAAGTAACTTTCCGCCTTACCATCTACGTATACTTAACCACAGTTTTGATAAAATTTCAATCTTTTTTTGCATTTATAATAAGACAAGGCCGGTGTCAGAATGGAATGTTAAATAATTAGGGACGTTTCTCGAATCAATCCCCGGTCGTAAAAACTCCCAATCTCCGGTCTGTCCCCATTTTAATCCCAGGTATGTCCCTATCATATATTTTTGCAGCACTTTCACTTTAAGTATTGTCTCTATATATAGGGTGATATCATGGTGCGTACATCAAGAATCTATATGGAAAATGCATGTTACCATATCGTCTCAAGAGGAAATCAAAAACAATTTATTTTTCCCCATGACGACGATCTTGAAAAACTTTTATCTATTATAAGAAAATATAAACTCGCTTTCAAAGTCAAAATCTATTCTTATTGTATCATGGGAAATCATTACCACATACTGTTAGATCCTCCCGACATTAAGGCACTTACCAAGCTCATGCAAGGTGTAAATATGTCCTATACCCAGTACTATAACTATAAATACAACAAATGCGGTCATTTATGGCAGGGAAGGTATAAGAGCTATATTATTACTAAAAACTCGTATATGTATAACTGCGTTAACTATATAGAATACAATCCCGTTAGAGCAAATATTGTCGATAAACCCGAATCTTACAAATGGTCCAGTTATTGTGGCAGAAACGGCCTATCTCAGGACCTACTTCTTGACCAGATAACCCTTTAATGGACGACCGAGAATACAATGTTCGAGGAAGTATCCCGAACCCTATTGAGGGGACAGACCTGGGATTACTTTTGTACCAGACCTGGGTTTGATTCCTCCCACGACCCAGGTTCAACTTGAGAAACGTCCCTACTCGTTACGAACTCTATTGAGGGGACAGACCTGGGATTACTTTTGTACCAGACCTGGGTTTGATTCCTCCCACGACCCAGGTTCAACTTGAG
This DNA window, taken from Candidatus Omnitrophota bacterium, encodes the following:
- a CDS encoding transposase, which encodes MENACYHIVSRGNQKQFIFPHDDDLEKLLSIIRKYKLAFKVKIYSYCIMGNHYHILLDPPDIKALTKLMQGVNMSYTQYYNYKYNKCGHLWQGRYKSYIITKNSYMYNCVNYIEYNPVRANIVDKPESYKWSSYCGRNGLSQDLLLDQITL